In the genome of Salinigranum halophilum, the window CCGGTCCTCCGCGACATCTGCCGGCGTGAGGGTGTCGAGTTCGAAGCCGAGGCGCTCAAGCGCATCGCCGAGGCGAACGACGGCGACCTCCGCTCGGCCGTGAGAGACCTCCAGAGCTCCGTCGGCGGGAAATCGTCGCTCTCGGTCGACGACGTGACCTCCGGGGGGAGAGACCGCACCGTCGGAATCTTCGGCTTTCTCGACAGCGTCCTCAAAGAGGAGGCGTCGGCGGAGGCGGCGCTGCGAACGGCGTACGACACCGACGAGACACCCGACGACCTCACAGCGTGGGTCGAGGACAAGGTGTCGCTGGTGTACGAGGACGGAGAACTCGCCCGCGCGTACGAGCATCTCGCGAACGCCGACCGGTGGCTGGGACGCACCTACGCGACGCAGAACTACCGCTACTGGCGGTACGTGACCGACAACGTCGCCGCGGGGGTGGCCGCCTCGCGCGACAGGACTCGCGGCGGCTGGACCCGGTACGGCGGGGCACCGTGGCGGTCGACGAAGAACGCGACCCGCGACGCGGTCACGTCGCGCATCGCCGAGTCGTCCGGCGCGAGCATCGCCACGGCGCGCCGGGAGATTCTCCCCTTCTTGCAGGCGATGACCCACCACTGCAAGCCCCGTGAGCTGACGGTCGCGATGACGGCGTGGTACGACTTCGACACCGAACACGTCGCGTACGTGACGGGGAGCGGCGAGTCGACGAACAAGGTCCAGTCCATCGTCGAGGACGCGAGAGAACGCCGCGAGGAACTGGTCGAGGCGCACGCGGACGAGGCGTTCGCGCCCGAGACGCTCGACGGAGACGACGCGGCCCAGGCCGACGCGGACGAGGGCGACGAGCGCGCCGCCGAATCGACGACCGCTCTCGACGACCTCGACGACGAGGGCGAAGACGACACCGGCGACGACGGTGAGCGTGATGACGGCCAGTCGGGCCTCTTCGACTTCACGTAGGCCGAGACAGCCAGGACCGCGTGAGCGGCACGCTTGAGGCGTTTCCCGCGTTCTCGCTCTCCGGACGTGGCCGTTCAGCGAACCGGACGGACCATTTATTTACGCTGGTCGTTTACAACGAACAAGATTCATGAACGAGGGGGGCTTCCTCTGGGGGACCGCGACGGAGCGGGCGGAGCCGCAGGTCAACGTACTCGTCGCCGACGACGACGACGCGATGCGACAGACGACGGTCAAACTGCTCGAGGCCACGCTCACGAACGCCGCGGTCCGCGGCTTCCCCTCCGCGCAGGGCGTGCTCGACGCCCTGACCGACGAGACGCCCGTCGACTGTATCGTCTCGGACTACGAGATGCCCGAGATGAGTGGGCTGGAGCTGCTCGAAGCGGTCCGCGAGTCCGAACCCGACGTGCCGTTCATCATCTACACGGGCCACGGGAACGAGGACGTCGCGAGCGACGCGATTTCGGCGGGCGTCACCGACTACGTCCGCAAGTCGGTGACCGGCGGCCATCAGATACTCGCCAACCGCATCGAGTCGGCCGTCGCACGACGCCGCGCGGAGGTCGAGCGGGAACTCCAGGCGCTGGCGATGTCGACGGTCGAAGAGGGCATCGCCGTCATCGACAGCGAGGGACGGTTCGTCGAGGTGAACCGCGCGTACGCGGAGACGTACGGCTACGACAGGGACGAACTCGTCGGGGAGTCCTGGGAGCGGGTCAACCCGCCCGAGGAGAACGAACGGATGCACCTCCAGATCCTCCCTGCGCTCGAAGAGGAAGGGACCTGGCACGGCGAGTCCGTCGGCCTCCGAAAGGACGGGTCGACGTTCGTGAAGTCGAAGTCGCTGACGAAGCTCCAGACCGACGGATTCGTCTGTGCGGTGCGGGACGTGACCGAACAGCGCAACGCCGAGAACGCGCTCCGCGAGCAGAACGAACGCCTCAGAGAGTTCGCTCGACTCGTCTCACACGACCTCCGCAACCCGCTGAACGTCGCGGAGGGATATCTCTCCATCGTCGAGGAGTCCGTCGGCGAGGGACTCGAAGACGACGTCGAGCGGATTCGGAACGCCCACGACCGGATGCGTCGGCTCATCGACGACATGCTCCGACTCGCCCGCGAGGGACGGCTCGTCGACAACCCACAGCCGGTGGCGCTCACGGCGGTGGTCGAGACTGCGGCGCTCACCGTCGGCCTCGGGAACGAAGGGTCGTACGTCGTCGAAGCGGACCTCCCGGCGGTGTTAGCCGACGAAGAACGGCTGAACGCGCTGTTCGAGAACCTCTTCGGCAACGCAATCGAACACGCCGGGCCCGACCCGACGGTCCGTATCGGCTCGCTGACCGACGACTACGGCGACTGTGGGTTCTACGTCGAGGACGACGGTCCGGGCGTCCCACAGAGCCGGCACGTCAAGGTGTTCGAGTCGGGGTTCACCACGAACCGCTCGGGGACCGGCTTCGGCCTCGCCATCGTCAAGCGCATCGCGAACGCGCACGGCTGGACCGTCTCCATCCGGGACGGCCACGACGGAGGCGCACGGTTCGAGTTCCGCGGGGTCGACGTCGTCGACGACGCGTGTGAGACGGACGAGACCGAGACGGACGAGACCGAGACGGAAGAGACCGAGGCGGACACGGACGCCGTCGCCGACGGCGGCGACGGCACGGACGAGAGCGCGTGAGCGGCCTGCGGCCTCGCCCCCGGTGATTTTACCCCCGGCCGCGAACGGCCGGTATGCGCGCCGCTGTCCTCACCGAGTACGGAGAGCCGTTGTCGATTCGCTCCCTCGACGCCCCGAGTCCGACGCCGGAGGGCGTCGTCGTCAGGGTCGAGGCGTGCGGCATCTGTCGGAGCGACTGGCACGCCTGGCAGGGCCACGGTGAGTGGGCCGACGACCGGGTCCCGCGGGGGCAGGTCCTCGGACACGAACCCGCAGGGACGGTCGTCGAGGTGGGCGACCAAGTCCGCCGTTACGAGGTGGGTGACCGGGTCGCGGTCCCGTTCAACCTCGGCGACGGTTCCTGCTCGCGCTGTCTCTCCGGCCACGGGAATCGCTGTGCCGACGGGCACGCACTCGGGTTCGAGTCGGCGGCCCCCGGCGCGTTCGCCGAGCGAGTCCACGTTCCCCGCGCCGACTACAACCTGCTCGCGCTCCCCGACGGAGTCGACCCGGTCGACGTCGCGGCGCTCGGCTGTCGGTTCATGACTGCGTATCACGCGCTGGCTCACCGGGTGTCGCTCCCGCCGGGGTCGTGGGTCGCGGTCCACGGCTGTGGGGGCGTCGGCCTCTCCGCGCTCTCGGTCGCCAGCGCGGCCGGCCACCGGACGGTCGCCGTCGACGTCCGAGACGAGGCGCTCGCGCTCGCGGCCGAAGTGGGTGCCACCGTCACCGTCGACGCCTCCAGGGCCGACGCTGTCGACGAGATACGGGCGGTGACAGACGGCGGAGCGGACGTCTCACTCGACGCGCTCGGTCGCGCAGAGACCTGTCGGAACTCCGTCCGTTCGGTTCGGCCCGGCGGCACACACGTCCAGGTCGGCCTCACCACGGACGCGGAACGAGGCGAGGTGTCGCTACCGACGGACTGGATGACCCGCTGGGAGGTGTCGTTCGTCGGGTCGCGCGGGATGCCGCCGACGCGGTACGACGAACTGTTCGGCCTCGTCGAGAGCGGTGCCGTCACCCCCGAGGCGCTCGTCACCCGCGAAGTCTCGCTCGGCGAGGTCTCTGAGC includes:
- a CDS encoding replication factor C large subunit, with the translated sequence MVDWTEKYRPTTLSEVRGNDSARDEFEKWADTWDDHREAVVLHGSPGVGKTSAAHALAADKGWETMELNASDQRTADVIERFAGRAAMNTTLAGAVDAESRGQRDRGRQLVILDEADNIHYQKDYGGKQAVTKLLKEANQPIVLIANEYYDMSRGMRNACQEVEFRDVSARSIVPVLRDICRREGVEFEAEALKRIAEANDGDLRSAVRDLQSSVGGKSSLSVDDVTSGGRDRTVGIFGFLDSVLKEEASAEAALRTAYDTDETPDDLTAWVEDKVSLVYEDGELARAYEHLANADRWLGRTYATQNYRYWRYVTDNVAAGVAASRDRTRGGWTRYGGAPWRSTKNATRDAVTSRIAESSGASIATARREILPFLQAMTHHCKPRELTVAMTAWYDFDTEHVAYVTGSGESTNKVQSIVEDARERREELVEAHADEAFAPETLDGDDAAQADADEGDERAAESTTALDDLDDEGEDDTGDDGERDDGQSGLFDFT
- a CDS encoding sensor histidine kinase, whose product is MNEGGFLWGTATERAEPQVNVLVADDDDAMRQTTVKLLEATLTNAAVRGFPSAQGVLDALTDETPVDCIVSDYEMPEMSGLELLEAVRESEPDVPFIIYTGHGNEDVASDAISAGVTDYVRKSVTGGHQILANRIESAVARRRAEVERELQALAMSTVEEGIAVIDSEGRFVEVNRAYAETYGYDRDELVGESWERVNPPEENERMHLQILPALEEEGTWHGESVGLRKDGSTFVKSKSLTKLQTDGFVCAVRDVTEQRNAENALREQNERLREFARLVSHDLRNPLNVAEGYLSIVEESVGEGLEDDVERIRNAHDRMRRLIDDMLRLAREGRLVDNPQPVALTAVVETAALTVGLGNEGSYVVEADLPAVLADEERLNALFENLFGNAIEHAGPDPTVRIGSLTDDYGDCGFYVEDDGPGVPQSRHVKVFESGFTTNRSGTGFGLAIVKRIANAHGWTVSIRDGHDGGARFEFRGVDVVDDACETDETETDETETEETEADTDAVADGGDGTDESA
- a CDS encoding zinc-dependent alcohol dehydrogenase family protein; translated protein: MRAAVLTEYGEPLSIRSLDAPSPTPEGVVVRVEACGICRSDWHAWQGHGEWADDRVPRGQVLGHEPAGTVVEVGDQVRRYEVGDRVAVPFNLGDGSCSRCLSGHGNRCADGHALGFESAAPGAFAERVHVPRADYNLLALPDGVDPVDVAALGCRFMTAYHALAHRVSLPPGSWVAVHGCGGVGLSALSVASAAGHRTVAVDVRDEALALAAEVGATVTVDASRADAVDEIRAVTDGGADVSLDALGRAETCRNSVRSVRPGGTHVQVGLTTDAERGEVSLPTDWMTRWEVSFVGSRGMPPTRYDELFGLVESGAVTPEALVTREVSLGEVSERLAAMTDYGTVGVEVVTEF